The window CACCTTCTCCGCCATCGCCTGCTCAAAGGGCATGTCGAAGATCTTCTCGATGATCGCACCAGCGAGGTTGAAGCCGCTGTTGCAGTAGGACCAAAGTTCGCCCGGTGTGGTGATCTGACGGAGGGTGCCGTACTGCGCGATGGCCTTGGACAGCGCATCGTCGCCGACACCGAAGTCCTCGAAGAAGTCGCCGAACAAGCCACTGGTGTGAGTGAGCAGGTGGCGCATCGTGATTGTGGCGAGCGCGTCGGCGTCCTTGAGTTCGAGAGCCGGCAGGTAGGTGCGGACCGGCTCATCAAGATCGATCTTGCCCTCGTCGACGAGCAGCATGACGAGCGTGGTGGTGAAGACCTTGGAGATGGAGCCGATCTGCAGCAGGTGCCCGCCGGTCATCTCCTGCTTCGTCTCGATATTCGCCAGCCCGAAGCCGAATGTTTCGACCTCGCCGTTGCGCAGGATGCCGACGGCGACGCCGGGGACGTTCCAGTACTTGAGGAGGTCGTTTGCCAGCGGCTCCAGGGCGGTATATGACGTCGTATCGAGTGGCATTTTCTCAGGCGAATCGGTCGCTGCCATAGCGTCCCTCTCTCTGCTATGCACGTATTCACGAGTCGGCGTGAGCGCGCTGCCAACCGGCGCACACATCGTGCGCGCCGTCGGCAACTAACAACACATATTGTTGGGGGCAGGGCTAGCGATTACCCTGCGGGTCAAGGGCATCCCGAAGGCCATCCCCTAACAAGTTAAAGCCCAGAACGGTGATGGCGATGAAGATACCCGGGAATGTCGTGATCCACCACTGATCGCGCAGGAAGTCGCGACCCTGGCTGAGCATCGCACCCCACTCGGGTGTCGGCGGCTGTGCGCCGAGGCCGATGAAGGAGAGTGCTGCCGCCGAGAGGATCGCACCGGCAATGCCGAGTGATGACAGAACGATTAGTGATGAGATGACTTCCGGGAAGATATGCTTCGAAATGAGGCGCAGGTCTCGTGCGCCGATGGCGCGAGCCGCTTCAACGTAGTCTTTCTCCTTCGCTGCCAGGACCTGCGCGCGGACGAGTCGCGCGTAGGATGGAACTGAGCCGACGCCAACCGCGATCATGACATTCTGGATGCCGTTGCCGAGGACAGCGATAATCGCCAGGGCGAGCAGCAGTCCCGGGAATGCCAGCATGATCTCGATCAGGCGCTGTGTGACCATGTCGAACCAGCCGCCGTAGTAGCCGCCGATCAGCCCGATGAGAGTGCCGACGATCATGGCGATGCCGACTGCGATCAGACCGACCTGCAGCGAAATGCGAGCGCCGAAGATGATGCGGCTAAAGATATCGCGGCCGAACTCATCGGTGCCGAACAGGTGGTCGCGGCCCGGCGCGATGAACTGATTGATCAGGTCCTGCTTGGTCGGGCTGGCGGGTGCGATGATTGGCGCGAGT is drawn from Thermomicrobiales bacterium and contains these coding sequences:
- a CDS encoding ABC transporter permease — its product is MTESGESVGRSTAQTTSHLRVSRSPGQLVLMRLMRSRQSVVGLTIVVLLILMALLAPIIAPASPTKQDLINQFIAPGRDHLFGTDEFGRDIFSRIIFGARISLQVGLIAVGIAMIVGTLIGLIGGYYGGWFDMVTQRLIEIMLAFPGLLLALAIIAVLGNGIQNVMIAVGVGSVPSYARLVRAQVLAAKEKDYVEAARAIGARDLRLISKHIFPEVISSLIVLSSLGIAGAILSAAALSFIGLGAQPPTPEWGAMLSQGRDFLRDQWWITTFPGIFIAITVLGFNLLGDGLRDALDPQGNR